The segment TCATTGCCAGTGAAATGTGTTTCTTACAGATAAAGTAGGATAGTCTATGTCACCGAATCAAGCATTCTTGTCTTTACAGTGCTGCGGTAAGACCATTTACACATAAGGTTACTTTCGATATACATGTGCGAATTCCTGTGATTTGGGGGAGTTTTGGGTTGAATTGAAGACTGACTCTGTACTTTATTCATCTTAAGGATTTTTCTTTTACTGAGTTTTAGGTTGGTTCTTTCATAttaccatctctctagccctcttgTAACGATTATTTATTTCCTAAGGTCTCATGACTTTGAATGTCTTTCTCTCCTCTGTAaaatgttgtgttttcttttatataagcTGAGCCCACAGTTTTTCTGTAGCATCTTTATTCTATTGAGATGTTAACAATGTGCACATGGATCAGAAAGTTCAAACAAAACACTTCAGCTGGTTGTAAAGTAAGGAAACTAGACATAGAGTAGGCAAGTGGCAATTCCATACCAACTTTCTCAAATGGTCATTGGTCCAAATCCCTATCACAGGGTTGCTATGGTCAAGGGCAGGGGAGGGCTATTTAGTTCAGCTTGGTGAGCAGACACAAGAAAACCCAGCTCCACTGGGAGCTGTAGCTGAGTTGATCCTATTTTGCCTTCCTGCTTTTGCTTTATCAAGCTGAACAGCATCTTGGAAacaattgtgcagatgactgagtGCTACCCTCACCATCAAGCTCATCGGCTGTTTACCTAGTACCCCCCTACCTATTTGAAGCTGTTAATGCCAGATGATTCCCTGAATGAAAATCTTGTGCTCCTCTGTGATAACCGAGGCTTCAGAAAGGAATGGAGTGATCTTGGTGAACACAATTGAGTGTGTTGGGTGATAACTTTAAAGTTCTTGAGTGAGATCAGTTTGCAAGGTCTTCTGGGTAGGTGCTTTCCCTGAACTCTATCTGAGCATCCTCAGATTATTTCTCCTTCATGAAGGCCTCTGTCTTGGATAAGAAGTTAGCCAGAAGGATCCTGTGAAGCAAAGTTCTCTATATGGGAAACTGTTTAGACTAAGCTACTACAAGCACAGGAACTGCCCTTATCCTGTACCGTTGGTTGGTGTAGGAATGAAAGGGGAATACCATGGCAGTTTGTCTTTTCTCCAAATGTTTCGGTGGCTTTTTGTGTGAGAAAGAGAAGCCTATCAAGGGCGTTTGTATGGGGGAGTAGAGTGAAGAGAAAGTTCTAAACAATGTTACCTGCCCAGCTATGCTGCTCTATTTTCCAGACTGCATCCATTTAGACATCTCACAGCTCATCTCAGAGATTAGGATACTATTCCCAAATGGAGGTGCTCTTTGCTTTTCTCTATAGCACAGCCCACACTTCTAACGCCAGAACATGTACATTTGCCTGTAGGTACAAATCACAACCAGAACAACATTTGCTCCAATTTTTCAACTACTCTTGAATGTCTGACTCATTTGTTCCAGTTCTTAGTGCTCCACTGTACCCTTGCAAAGAACAGGACACTGGTGACTTAATAACTAACAGAAAAGTGCTTGATGCCCCTCCAGGTTTCTCTGCTTTCTCGTTTTCAAAATTTTAAGTGAACCACCCAGTATTTCTATCATAAGAAGCATGGCTGTTCACATAAACGTCTTCACAGCAAGTACCATTCCCTCATGACTCTCATCCACAAGTCCATTTGCCcatttgctatttcttttccaGCGACTGAGGGCAGATATAGCTTGTGACAACAGCTTCCATTTTCCTACACCTGAGACCAAATCTCAGccctagaacagaaagaaagttGGTTCCTCAGAGTTCTCTCTCTTCCTAACATAACCTGAAATGCTTAGCAACTGTACAGGGATCATCAATTACCCCACATCATATTGGGCTGCAGATAGACTGAATAGTACAAACTGGATTTAAAAGAAGCTTCTAGCACTTTTGGAAGGTTGGTAAATTACTTAATTTCTGTGATACTGTTTCCCTTTCCTTGTAGACCTATGCCAGACAGTCCTACAGAGTCATATGGTCCTGACAGAGAGTATCATGTGTTCATATCTCTATTTCTTTGCAGGAACACCAGTGGAAAATTCCTAAGTGTGGGTCCAGCCACCCCAGGCTGGAGCATTAACAACACAGTAGTGAAGGAAAATTACTACACTGAAATTTTATCCTGTATCATCACGTTCAATACCCTGAATTTTCTTACTGCCACCATTTCTGTGGTTGGGATGGCAGGAAATGCCACAGTGCTGCGGCTTCTAGGCTTCCACATGCATAGGTATGCCTTCTCCGTCTATGTCTTCAACCTGGCTGGTGCTGATTTCTTGTACCTTTGCACTCAGACTGTGTACTCCCTGGAGTGTGTCCTTCAGTTTGATAACAGctacttttattttctcctcACTATATTAATGTTTGCTTACCTTGCAGCTTTGTGTATGATTCCAGCCATCAGTACTGAGCGCTGCCTATCTGTTACGTGGCCCATCTGGTATCACTGCCAAAGACCAAGACACACATCAGCCACTGTGTGTGCACTGTTCTGGGCTTTCTCTCTACTGTTGAGGCTTCTGTTAGGGCAAGGCTGTGGCTTCCTGTTTGGTAAGTATGATTATTATTTCTGTAGGTATTGTAGCTTTATCACTACTGCATTTCTAATAGTATTATTTGTGGTTCCTTTTGTGTCCAGCCTGGCCATGTTGACCAAGATCATCTGTGGATCACATAGGATTCCTGTGACCAGATTCTATGTGACCATTGCTGTCACAGTGCTGGTCTTCACATTCTTTGGTCTGCCCGTTGGGATCGTCTCATTACTCTTACCTCGGATTGTTGTGTTTCGTggtgttttttatatttataaaatagtaACATTCCTGTACTCTGTTAACTGCTGTGCC is part of the Rattus norvegicus strain BN/NHsdMcwi chromosome 1, GRCr8, whole genome shotgun sequence genome and harbors:
- the Mrgprb5 gene encoding mas-related G-protein coupled receptor member B5 (The RefSeq protein has 3 substitutions compared to this genomic sequence), with the translated sequence MPDSPTESYGPDREYHVFISLFLCRNTSGKFLSVGPATPGWSINNTVVKENYYTEKLSCIITFNTLNFLTATISVVGTAGNATVLRLLGFHMHRYAFSVYVFNLAGADFLYLCTQTVYSLECVLQFDNSYFYFLLTILMFAYLAALCMIPAISTERCLSVTWPIWYHCQRPRHTSATVCALFWAFSLLLRLLLGQGCGFLFGKYDYYFCRYCSFITTAFLIVLFVVPFVSSLAMLTKIICGSHRIPVTRFYVTIAVTVLVFTFFGLPVGIISLLLPRIVVFRGVFYIYKIVTFLYSVNCCANPIIYFLIGSIRHHRLQRQSLKLLLQRAMQDTPEEEGGVKGPSQKSNELEIV